One Peterkaempfera bronchialis DNA window includes the following coding sequences:
- the hutU gene encoding urocanate hydratase, with the protein MTQQQSGPREVRAARGTALSTQGWQQEAALRMLMNNLDPEVAEHPDKLVVYGGTGKAARDWRSYDAIVRTLQTLRQDETLLVQSGRPVGVMQTHEWAPRVLIANSNLVGDWANWEEFRRLEQLGLTMYGQMTAGSWIYIGTQGILQGTYETFAAVAEKRFGGTLAGTVTLTAGLGGMGGAQPLAVTMNGGVAICIDCDPSRIARRIEHRYLDVEATSLKHALELAVDARDQRRPLSIGLLGNAADLVPQLLAMDAPIDIVTDQTSAHDPLAYLPTGVDFADMAAYAAAKPAEFTQRARESMARHVEAMVGFQDKGAEVFDYGNSIRGEARLAGYGRAFDFPGFVPAYIRPLFCEGKGPFRWAALSGDPADIAKTDRAVLDLFPENESLARWIRLAGERVHFQGLPARICWLGYGERDRAGERFNDMVASGELSAPIVIGRDHLDCGSVASPYRETEAMLDGSDAIADWPLLNAMVNVASGASWVSIHHGGGVGIGRSLHAGQVTVADGTPLAGEKIRRVLTNDPGMGVIRHVDAGYDRAAEVADERGVRIPMREGGES; encoded by the coding sequence ATGACGCAGCAGCAGAGCGGTCCGCGCGAGGTCAGGGCGGCGCGCGGCACCGCGCTCAGCACGCAGGGCTGGCAGCAGGAGGCCGCGCTGCGGATGCTCATGAACAACCTCGACCCCGAGGTGGCCGAGCACCCGGACAAGCTGGTCGTCTACGGCGGCACCGGCAAGGCGGCCCGCGACTGGCGCTCGTACGACGCCATCGTGCGCACCCTGCAGACCCTCAGGCAGGACGAGACCCTGCTGGTGCAGTCCGGCCGCCCGGTCGGTGTGATGCAGACCCACGAGTGGGCGCCCAGGGTGCTGATCGCCAACTCCAACCTGGTCGGCGACTGGGCCAACTGGGAGGAGTTCCGGCGGCTGGAGCAGCTGGGCCTCACCATGTACGGGCAGATGACCGCCGGGTCGTGGATCTACATCGGCACCCAGGGCATCCTCCAGGGCACCTATGAGACCTTCGCCGCCGTCGCCGAGAAGCGGTTCGGCGGCACCCTCGCCGGCACGGTCACCCTCACCGCCGGCCTCGGCGGCATGGGCGGCGCCCAGCCGCTCGCCGTCACCATGAACGGCGGCGTCGCGATCTGTATCGACTGCGACCCCAGCCGCATCGCCCGCCGCATCGAGCACCGCTACCTGGACGTGGAGGCGACCAGCCTCAAGCACGCCCTGGAACTGGCCGTGGACGCCCGCGACCAGCGGCGACCGCTCTCCATCGGCCTGCTCGGCAACGCCGCCGACCTGGTCCCGCAGCTGCTGGCGATGGACGCCCCCATCGACATCGTCACCGACCAGACCAGCGCCCACGACCCGCTGGCCTATCTGCCCACCGGCGTGGACTTCGCCGACATGGCCGCGTACGCGGCGGCCAAGCCCGCCGAGTTCACCCAGCGGGCCCGGGAGTCGATGGCCAGGCACGTCGAGGCCATGGTCGGCTTCCAGGACAAGGGCGCCGAGGTCTTCGACTACGGCAACTCCATCCGGGGCGAGGCCCGACTCGCCGGATACGGCCGCGCCTTCGACTTCCCCGGCTTCGTCCCCGCCTACATCCGGCCGCTCTTCTGCGAGGGCAAGGGCCCGTTCCGCTGGGCCGCGCTCTCCGGCGACCCCGCCGACATCGCCAAGACCGACAGGGCCGTCCTGGACCTCTTCCCGGAGAACGAGTCGCTGGCCCGCTGGATCCGGCTGGCCGGGGAGCGGGTCCACTTCCAGGGCCTGCCCGCCCGGATCTGCTGGCTCGGCTACGGCGAGCGCGACCGGGCAGGCGAGCGGTTCAACGACATGGTGGCGAGCGGCGAGCTCTCCGCGCCCATCGTCATCGGCCGCGACCACCTGGACTGCGGCTCCGTCGCCTCCCCCTACCGGGAGACCGAGGCCATGCTGGACGGCTCCGACGCCATCGCCGACTGGCCGCTGCTCAACGCCATGGTCAATGTGGCCTCCGGCGCCTCCTGGGTGTCGATCCACCACGGCGGCGGCGTCGGCATCGGCCGCTCGCTGCACGCCGGGCAGGTCACCGTCGCCGACGGCACCCCGCTGGCCGGGGAGAAGATCCGCCGCGTCCTCACCAACGACCCGGGCATGGGCGTCATCCGCCATGTCGACGCCGGTTACGACCGCGCCGCCGAGGTCGCCGACGAGCGCGGGGTGCGCATCCCCATGCGCGAGGGCGGGGAGAGCTGA
- a CDS encoding formimidoylglutamate deiminase: protein MPVTTAYWAEYAWLRRPGGPAPAVERQVLLRVGGDGRITAVTPDSGPCPADAVRLGGLLLPGLANAHSHAFHRALRATGQGGGTTGQGGGSGSAPGTGSFWTWRDVMYDYAAKLDPDLYLALATAVYGEMALAGITCVGEFHYVHHNPDGTPYTDPNAMGEALIEAAARAGIRITLLDTCYLSAGFGTAPEPHQRRFSDGDADTWAARAALLGDRPHARIGAAVHSVRAVPADQLATVAAWAEQRRTPLHVHLSEQTAENDACQAAHGVTPTRLLADHGVLGPRTSAVHATHLDPEDIRLIGRSATAVCMCPTTERDLADGIGPARRLAAEGSRITLGSDSHAVIDPFEEARALELDERLRTRRRGHWTAAVLLRAATEDGHASLGWDTAGRLEPGALADFTAVALDTVRTAGPEPRLGAETAVYAATAADVRQVVVGGRHIVRDGVHQLIPDVPEALRTSIAALRD, encoded by the coding sequence GTGCCGGTGACCACCGCCTACTGGGCCGAGTACGCCTGGCTGCGCCGACCGGGCGGGCCCGCACCCGCCGTCGAACGGCAGGTGCTGCTGCGGGTCGGCGGTGACGGCCGGATCACCGCCGTCACCCCCGACAGCGGCCCCTGCCCGGCCGACGCCGTCCGCCTCGGCGGGCTGCTGCTGCCCGGCCTGGCCAACGCCCACTCGCACGCCTTCCACCGCGCGCTGCGCGCCACCGGCCAGGGCGGCGGCACCACCGGCCAAGGCGGCGGCAGCGGATCAGCCCCCGGCACGGGCTCCTTCTGGACCTGGCGGGACGTCATGTACGACTACGCCGCCAAGCTCGACCCGGACCTCTACCTGGCCCTGGCCACCGCCGTCTACGGCGAGATGGCCCTCGCCGGGATCACCTGCGTCGGCGAGTTCCACTATGTCCACCACAACCCGGACGGCACCCCCTACACCGACCCCAACGCCATGGGCGAGGCGCTGATCGAGGCCGCCGCCCGGGCCGGCATCCGGATCACCCTGCTGGACACCTGCTACCTCTCCGCCGGGTTCGGCACCGCCCCCGAACCCCACCAGCGCCGCTTCAGCGACGGCGACGCCGACACCTGGGCGGCCCGCGCCGCCCTGTTGGGGGACCGCCCGCACGCCCGGATCGGCGCCGCCGTCCACTCCGTCCGCGCCGTCCCCGCCGACCAGCTGGCCACCGTCGCCGCCTGGGCCGAGCAGCGCCGTACCCCGCTGCATGTCCACCTCTCCGAGCAGACCGCCGAGAACGACGCCTGCCAGGCCGCCCACGGGGTCACCCCCACCCGGCTGCTCGCCGACCACGGCGTGCTCGGACCGCGTACCAGCGCCGTGCACGCCACCCACCTCGACCCCGAGGACATCCGGCTGATCGGCCGCTCCGCCACCGCCGTCTGCATGTGCCCCACCACCGAACGCGACCTCGCCGACGGCATCGGCCCGGCCCGCCGACTGGCCGCCGAGGGCAGCCGCATCACCCTGGGCAGCGATAGCCACGCCGTGATCGACCCCTTCGAGGAGGCCCGCGCCCTGGAGCTGGACGAGCGGCTGCGCACCCGCCGACGCGGCCACTGGACCGCCGCCGTGCTGCTCCGCGCGGCCACCGAGGACGGCCATGCCTCCCTCGGCTGGGACACCGCCGGACGGCTGGAGCCCGGCGCGCTCGCCGACTTCACCGCCGTCGCCCTGGACACGGTCCGCACCGCAGGACCCGAACCCCGCCTCGGCGCCGAGACCGCCGTCTACGCCGCGACCGCCGCCGACGTCCGCCAAGTGGTGGTCGGCGGGCGGCATATCGTCCGCGACGGCGTCCACCAGCTGATCCCCGACGTCCCCGAGGCGCTGCGGACGTCCATCGCCGCCCTGCGCGACTGA
- a CDS encoding ATP-binding protein gives MSTIRPRVPEDPRTPGDRGRRVVLPPGGQVRRLALAGTRGVVARSRDFTRGALEDWRWLPAEDDEELAVAEDVLLVVSELVTNACLHAGGPQELLLHCTDDTLRIEVADANPVPPEPRKPHERGKPGGHGLHIVGRLSRDWGVAGRPPADRDGSAGHGKTVWVELDAPWARS, from the coding sequence ATGAGCACCATCCGGCCTCGGGTGCCGGAGGATCCCCGCACCCCCGGCGACCGTGGCAGGCGGGTGGTCCTGCCACCGGGCGGGCAGGTGCGGCGGCTGGCCCTGGCCGGGACCAGGGGCGTGGTCGCCCGGAGCCGCGACTTCACCCGGGGGGCGCTGGAGGACTGGCGGTGGCTGCCCGCCGAGGACGACGAGGAGCTGGCGGTCGCCGAGGATGTGCTGCTGGTGGTCTCGGAACTGGTGACCAATGCCTGCCTGCACGCCGGCGGCCCGCAGGAGCTGCTGCTGCACTGCACCGACGACACCCTGCGGATCGAGGTGGCCGACGCCAACCCGGTCCCCCCCGAGCCCCGCAAACCCCATGAGCGCGGCAAGCCCGGCGGCCATGGCCTGCACATCGTGGGCCGGCTGAGCCGCGACTGGGGGGTGGCGGGCCGCCCGCCCGCCGACCGCGACGGCTCCGCCGGGCACGGCAAGACCGTCTGGGTGGAGCTGGACGCCCCCTGGGCCCGCTCCTGA
- a CDS encoding ATP-binding protein produces MKRRMINSLLGVVLVMVVVFCVPLALFEKRTIESAAQDQAGAEAVRLLGIVENRIAAGEPVNGSVLRGQVTDGLYAEVRLPGREVIRIGTPPTGGSPLRAVETGGRGESVLVDHSRQDVDHEIGTMLLMLGVVALLAVQAAVALAVWQANRLARPLNDLAETAERLGSGDPRPRDRRYGAPELDRVAEVLDSSAERIARMLTAERRLAADASHQLRTPLTALSMRLEEIIATEDPETVKEEAAIALGQVERLTDVVQRLLTNQRDPRTGSAVIFDLDEVVKQQAEEWRPALRGAGRHLVIEGLHGLEAVGTPGAVAQVLATLIENSLMHGDGTVVVSTRIRGSSAVVEVEDQGPGVPPELGARVFERTVSGRNSTGIGLAVARDLAEADGGRLELLSQRPPVFALFLGRPVEER; encoded by the coding sequence GTGAAGCGCCGGATGATCAACTCCCTGCTGGGCGTCGTCCTGGTGATGGTGGTGGTGTTCTGCGTCCCGCTGGCGCTCTTCGAGAAGCGCACCATCGAGAGCGCGGCCCAGGACCAGGCCGGCGCCGAGGCGGTACGGCTGCTCGGCATCGTCGAGAACCGCATCGCCGCCGGTGAGCCCGTCAACGGCTCGGTGCTCCGGGGCCAGGTCACCGACGGCCTGTACGCCGAGGTGCGCCTCCCCGGCCGGGAGGTCATCCGGATCGGCACCCCGCCCACCGGCGGCAGCCCGCTGCGGGCCGTCGAGACCGGCGGCCGGGGCGAGAGCGTGTTGGTCGACCACTCCCGGCAGGACGTCGACCATGAGATCGGCACCATGCTGCTGATGCTGGGCGTGGTGGCCCTGCTCGCCGTCCAGGCGGCGGTGGCGCTCGCCGTCTGGCAGGCCAACCGGCTCGCCCGCCCGCTCAACGACCTCGCCGAGACCGCCGAGCGGCTGGGCTCCGGCGACCCCCGCCCCCGCGACCGCCGCTACGGCGCCCCCGAACTCGACCGGGTCGCCGAGGTGCTGGACTCCAGCGCCGAGCGGATCGCCCGGATGCTCACCGCCGAACGCCGCCTCGCCGCCGACGCCTCCCACCAGCTGCGCACCCCGCTCACCGCGCTCTCCATGCGGCTGGAGGAGATCATCGCCACCGAGGACCCGGAGACCGTCAAGGAGGAGGCGGCCATCGCCCTGGGGCAGGTGGAGCGGCTCACCGACGTGGTGCAGCGGCTGCTCACCAACCAGCGCGACCCGCGCACCGGCTCGGCTGTGATCTTCGACCTGGACGAGGTGGTCAAGCAGCAGGCCGAGGAGTGGCGCCCGGCCCTGCGCGGCGCCGGACGGCACCTGGTGATCGAGGGGCTGCACGGCCTGGAGGCGGTGGGCACGCCCGGCGCGGTCGCCCAGGTGCTGGCCACCCTGATCGAGAACTCGCTGATGCACGGGGACGGCACCGTGGTGGTCTCCACCCGGATCAGGGGCTCCTCGGCGGTGGTCGAGGTGGAGGACCAGGGCCCCGGCGTGCCGCCGGAGCTGGGCGCCCGGGTCTTCGAGCGCACGGTCAGCGGCCGCAACTCCACCGGGATCGGCCTGGCCGTCGCCCGCGACCTCGCGGAGGCGGACGGCGGCCGGCTGGAACTGCTGTCACAGCGACCGCCGGTCTTCGCGCTCTTCCTCGGCCGGCCGGTCGAGGAGCGATAG
- a CDS encoding STAS domain-containing protein encodes MTSGDAAGAAGERLSVAVRSVGGSVVVAPAGELDHDTAALLREPLESALDRGVDRLVVDCSELLFCDSTGLNVLLAARLRAQQTGGAVHLAAMRPAVARVFEITGAETVFQVHGSLDEALADR; translated from the coding sequence CTGACGTCGGGAGATGCGGCCGGCGCGGCCGGCGAGCGGCTCAGCGTGGCGGTGCGCTCCGTCGGCGGCAGTGTGGTCGTCGCCCCGGCGGGGGAGCTGGACCACGACACCGCCGCTCTGCTCCGGGAGCCGCTGGAGAGCGCTCTCGACCGGGGGGTAGACCGGCTGGTGGTCGACTGCTCGGAGCTGCTGTTCTGCGACTCGACCGGTCTCAATGTGCTGCTGGCGGCCCGGCTGCGGGCCCAGCAGACGGGCGGTGCCGTCCATCTGGCGGCCATGCGCCCGGCCGTGGCGCGAGTGTTCGAGATCACAGGGGCCGAGACGGTCTTCCAGGTGCATGGCTCCCTCGACGAGGCGCTGGCGGATCGGTAG
- a CDS encoding response regulator transcription factor has product MTRVLLAEDDTAISEPLARALRREGYEVLVREDGPSALETGLEEDVDLLVLDLGLPEMDGLEVCRRLRADGKGFPVLVLTARADEVDTVVGLDAGADDYVTKPFRLAELLARVRALLRRGTVDLTTGAHGVKIDVESHRAWLGEEELQLSAKEFELLRVLVRDAGRVVTREQIMRQVWDTTWWTSTKTLDMHISWLRKKLGDDAGNPRYITTVRGVGFRFEKG; this is encoded by the coding sequence ATGACCCGAGTTCTGCTCGCCGAGGACGACACCGCCATCTCGGAGCCGCTGGCCCGAGCGCTCCGCCGTGAGGGCTACGAGGTACTGGTGCGTGAGGACGGCCCGTCCGCGCTGGAGACCGGGCTCGAAGAGGACGTCGACCTCCTCGTGCTCGACCTCGGCCTGCCCGAGATGGACGGCCTGGAGGTGTGCCGCCGGCTGCGCGCCGACGGCAAGGGCTTCCCCGTACTCGTCCTCACCGCCCGCGCCGACGAGGTGGACACCGTCGTCGGCCTCGACGCCGGCGCCGACGACTACGTCACCAAGCCCTTCCGGCTGGCCGAGCTGCTGGCCCGGGTCCGCGCCCTGCTGCGGCGCGGCACCGTGGACCTCACCACCGGCGCCCATGGTGTGAAGATCGACGTGGAGTCGCACCGCGCCTGGCTGGGCGAGGAGGAACTCCAGCTCTCCGCCAAGGAGTTCGAGCTGCTGCGGGTCCTGGTGCGCGACGCCGGCCGGGTGGTCACCCGCGAGCAGATCATGCGGCAGGTCTGGGACACCACCTGGTGGACCTCCACCAAGACCCTGGACATGCACATCTCCTGGCTGCGCAAGAAGCTCGGCGACGACGCGGGCAACCCCCGCTACATCACCACCGTGCGAGGCGTGGGCTTCCGCTTCGAGAAGGGCTGA
- a CDS encoding peptide MFS transporter produces the protein MASIQTQPATPPVPGRSTTFLGHPRGLATLFMTELWERFSFYGMRALLVLYLVAPTAKGGLGFDLATATAVYSVYNAMVYLLALPGGWAADRLWGARRAVAIAGAVIMTGHFLLAVPATASFFAGLVLIAAGSGLLKSNISTMVGHLYDGPEDPRRDGGFTIFYMGINLGAFVAPLAIGTVGEKVDWHLGFAMAGVGMALGLTQYLLGSRHLSARSSVVPAPLTAPERTVLLRKAGFWALLAVVFYGVVALSGRFTLAWAMWPLTVAGLAIPAYYLLRIKRDRDLSAAEQSRMTGYIWFFLAAAAFWMIYDQSGSTLNLFAENNTSSTVFGLGFPASWFQSLNPLLIMALAPLFAWLWVALARRAKEPGTTVKFSYGLLLIGASFLVMMLAQAAASDGTRVSPLWLAVVYLIQTVGELCLSPVGLSVTTKLAPRKYASQMMGVWFLAVTAGDCVTALVQLAGADIESRSYFAFQGGLALLAGVAVALYRRRVAGLMDGVH, from the coding sequence ATGGCGTCCATCCAGACGCAACCGGCCACTCCGCCGGTCCCGGGCCGCAGCACGACCTTCCTGGGCCATCCGCGCGGCCTGGCCACCCTGTTCATGACGGAGCTGTGGGAGCGTTTCAGCTTCTACGGCATGCGGGCCCTGCTGGTGCTCTACCTGGTGGCGCCGACCGCCAAGGGCGGGCTGGGCTTCGACCTGGCCACCGCGACCGCCGTCTACAGCGTCTACAACGCCATGGTCTATCTGCTGGCGCTGCCCGGCGGCTGGGCCGCCGACCGGCTCTGGGGGGCGCGTCGCGCGGTGGCCATCGCCGGGGCGGTCATCATGACGGGCCACTTCCTGCTGGCGGTACCGGCGACCGCGTCGTTCTTCGCGGGCCTGGTCCTGATCGCCGCCGGTTCCGGGCTGCTGAAGTCCAATATCTCGACCATGGTCGGCCACCTCTACGACGGCCCGGAGGACCCGCGCCGCGACGGCGGCTTCACGATCTTCTACATGGGCATCAACCTGGGCGCCTTTGTGGCGCCGCTGGCCATCGGCACGGTCGGCGAGAAGGTCGACTGGCACCTGGGCTTCGCGATGGCCGGGGTCGGCATGGCGCTCGGCCTGACCCAGTACCTGCTGGGCAGCCGCCATCTGAGCGCGCGCAGCAGCGTGGTGCCCGCGCCGCTGACCGCCCCGGAGCGGACCGTGCTGCTGCGCAAGGCCGGCTTCTGGGCGCTGCTCGCGGTGGTCTTCTACGGGGTGGTGGCGCTGTCCGGCCGCTTCACCCTCGCCTGGGCGATGTGGCCGCTGACCGTGGCCGGTCTGGCGATCCCGGCGTACTACCTGCTGCGCATCAAGCGGGACCGGGACCTGAGCGCGGCCGAGCAGTCCAGGATGACCGGCTACATCTGGTTCTTCCTGGCGGCGGCGGCCTTCTGGATGATCTACGACCAGTCGGGCTCCACGCTCAACCTCTTCGCCGAGAACAACACCTCGTCGACGGTCTTCGGCCTCGGCTTCCCGGCCAGCTGGTTCCAGTCGCTCAACCCGCTGCTGATCATGGCGCTGGCGCCGCTCTTCGCCTGGCTCTGGGTGGCGCTGGCCCGCCGGGCGAAGGAGCCCGGCACCACGGTGAAGTTCTCCTACGGCCTGCTGCTGATCGGGGCCTCGTTCCTGGTGATGATGCTGGCGCAGGCGGCCGCCTCGGACGGCACCAGGGTGAGCCCGCTCTGGCTGGCCGTGGTCTATCTGATCCAGACGGTCGGCGAACTCTGCCTCTCCCCGGTGGGCCTCTCGGTGACCACCAAGCTGGCGCCGCGCAAGTACGCCAGCCAGATGATGGGCGTCTGGTTCCTCGCCGTCACCGCCGGTGACTGCGTCACCGCGCTGGTGCAGCTGGCCGGTGCCGACATCGAGAGCCGGTCGTACTTCGCCTTCCAGGGCGGGCTGGCGCTGCTGGCCGGGGTGGCGGTGGCGCTCTACCGGCGCCGGGTGGCCGGGCTGATGGACGGCGTGCACTAG
- the hutI gene encoding imidazolonepropionase — MTTTLITGISSLVTNDEAQGSGPLGLLAEAAVVLDGDRIAWVGPASRAPAADTAHDAGGRAALPGFVDSHAHLVFAGDRTAEFNARMSGQPYRAGGIRTTVAATRAATDAALDANVARLVREALLQGTTVLECKSGYGLTVEDEARALRIAARHTPETTYLGAHVVAPEYADDPAGYVDLVTGPMLDACAPHARWVDAFCERGAFDADQARAVLTAGAARGLTPRLHANQLGHGPGVRLAVELGAASADHCTHLDDADVAALASSATVATLLPGAEFSTRAAYPDARRLLDAGATVALSTDCNPGSSFTTSMPFCIAVAVREMGMTPDEAVHAATAGGARALRRTDVGRIAPGARADLVLLDAPSHVHLAYRPGVPLVSAVWRGGVREV; from the coding sequence ATGACCACCACCCTGATCACCGGCATCTCCAGCCTGGTCACCAATGACGAGGCGCAGGGCAGCGGCCCGCTCGGGCTGCTCGCCGAAGCGGCCGTCGTCCTGGACGGCGACCGGATCGCCTGGGTCGGCCCCGCCTCGCGGGCCCCCGCCGCCGACACCGCCCACGACGCGGGCGGCCGGGCGGCGCTGCCCGGCTTTGTGGACTCCCACGCCCATCTGGTCTTCGCCGGCGACCGCACCGCCGAGTTCAACGCCCGGATGTCAGGACAGCCGTACCGCGCGGGCGGCATCCGCACCACCGTGGCCGCCACCCGCGCCGCCACCGACGCCGCCCTGGACGCCAACGTCGCCCGGCTGGTCCGCGAGGCCCTGCTCCAGGGCACCACCGTGCTGGAGTGCAAGTCCGGCTACGGCCTCACCGTCGAGGACGAGGCCCGCGCCCTGCGGATCGCGGCCCGGCACACCCCCGAGACCACCTACCTCGGCGCCCATGTGGTCGCCCCCGAGTACGCCGACGACCCGGCCGGCTATGTGGACCTGGTCACCGGCCCCATGCTGGACGCCTGCGCCCCGCACGCCCGCTGGGTGGACGCCTTCTGCGAGCGCGGCGCCTTCGACGCCGACCAGGCGCGCGCCGTGCTCACCGCCGGAGCCGCCCGCGGCCTCACCCCCAGGCTGCACGCCAACCAGCTGGGCCACGGCCCCGGCGTGCGGCTCGCCGTGGAGCTGGGCGCCGCCTCCGCCGACCACTGCACCCACCTGGACGACGCCGACGTGGCCGCCCTGGCCTCCTCCGCCACGGTCGCGACCCTGCTGCCCGGCGCCGAGTTCTCCACCCGCGCCGCCTACCCGGACGCCCGGCGGCTGCTGGACGCCGGTGCGACCGTCGCCCTCTCCACCGACTGCAACCCGGGGTCGAGCTTCACCACCTCGATGCCGTTCTGCATCGCCGTCGCGGTCCGCGAGATGGGCATGACCCCGGACGAGGCCGTGCACGCCGCCACCGCCGGCGGCGCCCGCGCGCTGCGCCGTACCGATGTCGGGCGGATCGCCCCCGGTGCCCGCGCCGACCTGGTGCTGCTGGACGCGCCCTCGCACGTCCACCTCGCCTACCGGCCCGGGGTGCCGCTGGTGTCCGCCGTCTGGCGCGGCGGTGTGCGCGAGGTCTGA
- a CDS encoding allantoate amidohydrolase: MWRELLPVGRYGATGGYRRHAWNSADAECRAWFAEQARSRGLACEVDRNGNQWAWWGDPEAGDAVVTGSHLDSVPDGGAYDGPLGVVSSFAAVDALRERGARPVKPLAVVNFGDEEGARFGVACVGSRLTAGVLAPDQARALTDADGVRLGDAMERAGHDPHALGHDADRLARIGAFVELHVEQGRALGGEPVGVASAIWPHGRWRFDFHGEANHAGTTRLADRRDPMLTYAATVLAAREQARLHGSLATFGRVAVEPNGTNAIASLVRGWLDSRAADEPTLGATVAEIRRAAEEHAARDGVRVAVARESYTPVVDFDGPLRDRLAEVIGATTGRRVPVLPTGAGHDAGILSAAVPTAMLFVRNPTGVSHSPHEAAEESDCLAGAAALADVLEELACR; encoded by the coding sequence ATGTGGCGCGAGCTGCTGCCCGTCGGCCGGTACGGCGCCACCGGCGGCTACCGCCGCCACGCCTGGAACAGCGCCGACGCCGAGTGCCGCGCCTGGTTCGCGGAGCAGGCCCGCTCCCGGGGCCTGGCCTGCGAGGTGGACCGCAACGGCAACCAGTGGGCCTGGTGGGGCGACCCCGAGGCCGGGGACGCCGTGGTCACCGGCTCCCACCTGGACTCGGTGCCCGACGGCGGCGCCTACGACGGCCCGCTGGGCGTGGTCTCCTCCTTCGCCGCCGTGGACGCCCTGCGGGAGCGCGGCGCCCGCCCGGTGAAGCCGCTCGCCGTGGTCAACTTCGGCGACGAGGAGGGCGCCCGGTTCGGCGTCGCCTGCGTCGGCTCCCGGCTGACCGCCGGCGTACTGGCACCCGACCAGGCCCGCGCGCTCACCGACGCCGACGGGGTACGGCTCGGCGACGCCATGGAACGCGCCGGCCATGACCCGCACGCCCTCGGCCATGACGCCGACCGGCTGGCCCGGATCGGCGCCTTCGTCGAACTCCATGTCGAGCAGGGCCGCGCCCTCGGCGGCGAACCGGTCGGCGTCGCCTCCGCGATCTGGCCGCACGGCCGCTGGCGGTTCGACTTCCACGGCGAGGCCAACCACGCCGGCACCACCCGGCTGGCCGACCGCCGCGACCCCATGCTGACCTACGCCGCCACCGTGCTCGCCGCCCGCGAACAGGCCCGGCTGCACGGCTCGCTGGCCACCTTCGGCAGGGTCGCCGTGGAGCCCAACGGCACCAACGCCATCGCCTCCCTGGTCCGAGGCTGGCTGGACTCCCGCGCCGCCGACGAACCCACCCTCGGGGCCACCGTGGCCGAGATCCGCCGCGCCGCCGAGGAGCACGCCGCCCGCGACGGGGTACGGGTCGCGGTGGCCCGGGAGTCGTACACGCCCGTGGTCGACTTCGACGGCCCGCTGCGCGACCGCCTCGCCGAGGTGATCGGCGCGACCACCGGCCGCCGGGTGCCCGTACTGCCCACCGGCGCCGGACACGACGCGGGCATCCTCTCCGCCGCCGTGCCCACCGCCATGCTCTTCGTACGGAACCCCACCGGCGTCTCGCACTCCCCCCACGAGGCCGCCGAGGAGTCCGACTGCCTCGCCGGGGCAGCCGCCCTGGCCGACGTCCTGGAGGAGCTGGCGTGCCGGTGA
- a CDS encoding RNA polymerase sigma factor SigF → MAAQLDATRQIDASSETARTAVLERLEATAEVLEAPGRRPASLEDLPEIPPTDQVGPLDARALSKVLFRRLETLEEGTAEHAYVRNTLIELNLALVKFAASRFRSRSEPMEDIVQVGTIGLIKAIDRFEMDRGVEFPTFAMPTIIGEIKRFFRDTSWAVRVPRRLQELRLDLAKATDELAQQLDRAPTVAELARKLDIPEDEVIEGMAVSNAYTASSLDAQPEEDETEGALADRIGYEDHGMEGIEYRESLKPLIAELPERDRKILSLRFVGNMTQSEIGAELGISQMHVSRLLSRTLTRLRAGLLVEE, encoded by the coding sequence ATGGCAGCCCAGCTCGACGCCACGCGGCAGATCGACGCGTCGTCGGAGACGGCGCGTACCGCAGTCCTGGAGCGGCTGGAGGCGACCGCTGAGGTCCTGGAAGCGCCGGGCCGCCGCCCGGCATCGCTGGAGGACCTACCGGAGATCCCGCCCACGGACCAGGTCGGCCCGCTGGATGCCCGAGCGCTCTCCAAGGTCCTCTTCCGCCGGCTGGAGACCCTGGAGGAGGGCACGGCGGAGCACGCCTATGTGCGGAACACCCTCATTGAGCTCAACCTGGCGCTGGTGAAGTTCGCGGCCTCCCGGTTCCGCTCCCGCAGCGAGCCGATGGAGGACATCGTCCAGGTCGGCACGATCGGCCTGATCAAGGCGATCGACCGGTTCGAGATGGACCGGGGCGTGGAGTTCCCGACCTTCGCGATGCCCACCATCATCGGCGAGATCAAGCGGTTCTTCCGCGACACCAGCTGGGCGGTGCGGGTGCCGCGCCGCCTCCAGGAGCTGCGGCTGGACCTCGCCAAGGCCACCGACGAGCTGGCCCAGCAGCTGGACCGCGCCCCCACCGTCGCCGAGCTGGCCCGCAAGCTGGACATCCCCGAGGACGAGGTCATCGAGGGCATGGCGGTGAGCAACGCCTACACCGCCAGCTCGCTGGACGCCCAGCCCGAGGAGGACGAGACCGAGGGCGCGCTGGCCGACCGGATCGGCTACGAGGACCACGGCATGGAGGGCATCGAGTACCGGGAGTCCCTCAAGCCGCTGATCGCCGAGCTGCCGGAGCGCGACCGGAAGATCCTCTCGCTGCGCTTCGTCGGCAATATGACCCAGTCGGAGATCGGCGCCGAGCTGGGCATATCCCAGATGCATGTCTCGCGGCTGCTGTCCCGGACGCTGACCCGGCTGCGGGCCGGGCTGCTCGTGGAGGAGTGA